A portion of the Sabethes cyaneus chromosome 3, idSabCyanKW18_F2, whole genome shotgun sequence genome contains these proteins:
- the LOC128744269 gene encoding uncharacterized protein LOC128744269 encodes MRCSACNYYTWSYFIAFAEIFVSFKVASALLACSRINELDRDIGCYDVEPIFVLLVLYNFLSLMLIIGVAKRMEKLLQIYQTCTITLKASAIVRRAVLSATEYDESNVEKTVAEMKIVIIFTLIFSLEALVIAGACRKIRREQQEPQYYVDVV; translated from the exons ATGCGTTGTTCGGCGTGCAATTACTACACTTGGAGCTACTTTATTGCCTTcgcggaaatttttgtttccttcAAAGTTGCTTCGGCCCTGCTGGCTTGCTCCCGTATCAACGAACTAGACCGGGACATCGGATGCTATGATG ttGAGCCAATATTTGTACTTCTGGTTTTGTACAATTTCCTCTCGCTGATGCTCATCATTGGAGTAGCCAAG CGAATGGAAAAATTACTTCAGATCTACCAAACTTGTACTATCACCTTGAAAGCATCGGCCATAGTTCGGCGAGCGGTGCTTTCTGCAACGGAATACGATGAGTCTAACGTCGAAAAAACAGTGGCTGAAATGAAAATTGTTATAATATTTACCC TTATTTTCAGTCTGGAAGCACTGGTGATCGCTGGAGCCTGCCGGAAAATCCGCCGAGAACAACAAGAACCACAGTACTACGTGGACGTAGTCTAA